A genome region from Primulina eburnea isolate SZY01 chromosome 9, ASM2296580v1, whole genome shotgun sequence includes the following:
- the LOC140841224 gene encoding kelch repeat-containing protein At3g27220, translated as MKKLAAAKHRTTTKYALLLVGLLGAFLLADLLWASSSSSTSVNLPLRDSATFLLPHLIQSNRTSPIKEAPEQNNKEVVPGRVLSATFADLPAPELKWDKMATAPVPRLDGAAIQIKNLLFVFAGYGTIDYVHSHVDIYNFTDNTWGGRFDMPKEMAHSHLGMVTDGRYIYVVTGQYGPQCRGPTAQTFVLDTETKQWRSMPPLPVPRYAPATQLWRGRLHVMGGSKENRHTPAVEHWSIAVKDGKALEEEWRTEIPIPRGGPHRTCVVFNDRLYVMGGQEGDFMAKPGSPIFKCSRRNEVVYADVYMIDDDMKWKVLPPMPKPDSHIEFAWAIVNNSIVIVGGTTEKHPVTKKMTLVGEIFQFQFDTLKWSVIGKLPYRVKTTLVGFWNGMLYFTSGQRDRGPEDPAPRKVIGEMWRTKLIL; from the exons ATGAAGAAGTTAGCTGCGGCTAAGCATAGAACCACAACCAAATACGCGTTGTTATTGGTAGGACTGTTGGGAGCATTTCTTCTTGCAGATCTACTTTGGGCATCCTCATCGTCTTCTACTTCCGTCAATTTGCCTCTACGAGATTCCGCTACTTTTCTCCTTCCACATCTCATTCAATCTAATCGTACCTCTCCAATTAAG GAAGCGCCTGAGCAGAATAACAAGGAAGTTGTACCTGGAAGGGTCTTGTCAGCAACGTTTGCCGATTTACCAGCTCCCGAGTTAAAATGGGATAAGATGGCAACAGCGCCAGTGCCTCGGCTTGATGGTGCGGCAATACAAATCAAGAATCTTCTTTTTGTATTTGCTGGATATGGAACCATTGATTAC GTGCATTCTCACGTCGACATTTACAATTTCACTGATAACACTTGGGGAGGAAGGTTTGATATGCCAAAAGAAATGGCGCACTCACATTTAGGCATGGTAACAGATGGAAGGTACATTTATGTAGTTACTGGACAATATGGTCCTCAATGTCGGGGACCTACAGCACAAACATTTGTACTGGACACAGAGACAAAGCAATGGCGTAGCATGCCACCATTACCCGTACCCAG GTATGCTCCTGCAACACAGCTTTGGAGGGGCCGACTCCATGTGATGGGGGGCAGCAAAGAGAACCGACATACACCTGCTGTAGAACATTGGAGTATTGCTGTAAAAGATGGCAAAGCCTTAGAAGAGGAATGGAGAACTGAAATCCCTATCCCTCGTGGTGGACCTCACAG GACATGTGTGGTGTTCAATGATCGTCTGTATGTTATGGGTGGTCAAGAAGGTGATTTCATGGCTAAACCTGGATCTCCAATTTTTAAATGCTCCCGCCGTAATGAG GTTGTGTACGCTGATGTCTACATGATAGATGATGATATGAAGTGGAAAGTGCTACCTCCTATGCCGAAACCTGATTCTCATATTGAATTTGCTTGGGCGATTGTTAATAATTCGATTGTTATTGTTGGAGGTACCACGGAAAAGCATCCTGTCACCAAAAAGATGACGCTGGTTGGCGAAatatttcagtttcagtttgatACGCTG AAATGGTCGGTGATTGGAAAGCTCCCTTACCGAGTCAAAACCACTCTAGTAGGATTTTGGAATGGAATGCTGTATTTCACATCTGGGCAACGAGACAGAGGACCTGAGGATCCAGCGCCACGAAAGGTAATAGGTGAGATGTGGAGAACGAAGCTGATATTGTGA
- the LOC140841225 gene encoding uncharacterized protein yields MALRSFYNEIKGLKVKELPARLKPIFTFSFVSNSVKRGLDNYHAKYIETSSIDPLYHVCFGGMALSYLLALPEERRHLEHKQHGGH; encoded by the coding sequence ATGGCGTTGAGGAGTTTCTACAACGAGATCAAGGGGCTGAAGGTGAAGGAGTTGCCTGCTCGTTTGAAGCCCATTTTCACCTTCAGTTTTGTCAGTAACTCTGTGAAGCGTGGACTCGACAATTACCACGCCAAGTATATCGAGACCAGTTCCATCGATCCTCTCTATCACGTGTGTTTCGGAGGAATGGCCTTGTCCTACCTCCTTGCCCTGCCTGAGGAGCGCCGTCACCTCGAGCACAAGCAACACGGTGGCCATTGA